aaatgatgaagaagaacgccGACTCTAACACCCagttggcatcccacaatactttaatctggaatttggaggttcaacttgGCTAGGTTTCATAgtctttgaatactcgccctaagggggctctacctagtgatacggtagtaaactcGAAGGGTGGTAACAACATCAGGCATGCAATGATAGTGATTACTAGAAGTGGCCGAGGTGGTGATGTAaatacctccaagcaaaaggaaattgTGAGCGATGAGATTCAAGTGCAAGATAATGATGTTCCTTTAGTTGATGAGAAAGTGAGAGAAGAGAATGTAAATGCAAAAGTGAGGATTGATGTTCATGATGATGAGGTGGAGACCCAAGATGATGTGAAcacgtctagggaacacgtaatagacatactAGAGATGATAGTGCCCAAGGCTAAGGCTCCCTTGCCAGGCCTCCTCCTccttaccctcaaaggcttgcgaagtAAAAGAATGAGAACCAATTTAAGAAGTTCATAGAGATGATGAAAAGCTTGTCAATCAATGTTCCATTAGTGGaagctcttgaacaaatgcctggttacgccaagttcatgaaagacttggtgactaaaaagagatccatggattgtgagatCATCAAAATAACTCACCAAGGAAGTGCAATTATGCACTCGATAGCTCCAAAGCTCGAAGATCCTGGCACTTTCACTATTCtatgcaccattgggagtgcagatttCGCAAAGTCATTATGTGACTTGGGAGCGagcatcaatttgatgccttactccattttcaaaactttgggtattggtcaaccaCGACCTACTTCAATGAGGTTAGAAATGGCgaatagaacaatgaagaggttgtttggtattattgatgatgttcttgttcgggtggacaagttcattttgcctactgactttgtgattttggactacgaggttgattatgaggttccaatcatattgggaagacctttccttgcaactgggaaggccttagttgatgtggaagtaaAGGAACTCACCTTCCAGGTGGGTGACGAAaatgtggtctttcatgtgtgcaagtcaatgaagtagCCTAACAgtactgaagtgtgctctttcATGGATCTTGTCACGAAAGTGATAATTGATGATACTAgagcaatgatcaatgtggaggaccctctagaagcGGTATTGTTGAACTTTGATGTCAATAAGGATGAAAGccgggtggagtgtgtcaatgctttgcacggaatgggctcttactcttatgagcctcagaagctctctttggatcttgagaatagaaagactccaccaacaaagccctcaatcaagGAACCTcccgtgttggagttgaagcaGTTGCCtctacacctcaggtatgaatttttaggccctagttcaactttgtcAGTTATTCTTTCCTTTTGTATTACTAACATACAGGTAGATGTCACtttggcggtgctccaaaaatggaagaaggcaattggatggactctaccTGATATCCGGGGGATAATccctgccttttgcatgcacaagattattcttgaagatgatgccaagccctccgtagaacatcaaaggaggttgaatgaagCTATgtaagaggttgtcaaaaaggaggggatcaagtggttggatgcaggggttgtgtaTCCCATCTcagatagttcttggacttcgccggtgcaatgtgtaccgaagaagggcggTATGACTGTGGTTACCAATGCAAAAAACGAGTTGATTCCCACCTGGACTctcaccggatggagggtgtgcatggactactgcaagctgaataaagtgacccgcaaggatcactttccattgccttttcttgatcaggtGCTAGACATACTTATTGGGCgggccttctactgtttcttggatgggtactctgggtacaaccagattttgattgctccggaagattagGAGAAAACAACCTTCACTTGTCCGTAtgacacctttgccttttctaggatgccatttggtttgtgtaatgcatcgACTACGTTCCAGCTATGTATGATGGCcatatttaccgacatggtggaggatattttggaggtgttcatggacgacttcagtgttgtgggtgactcgtttgataaatatttgaaaaatcttgacaaggtgttggcccggtgtgaagagaCCAATCTTATACTTAACTGGggaaaatgccactttatggttgaggagggtattgtcctcggccataagatttcaaagcatggtatagagatGGACAAGACTAcaattgaagtgatctcaaagcttCTTCCTCCTACTTCAGCCAAggggttagaagttttcttgggcatgtggagttctaccgaagattcatcaaagaattttctaaggtagtgaatcctttgtgcaagttattagaaaaggatgccaagttcaTGTTTAATGATGAATGCATGAAGGCTTTTTAACTTCTCAAGTACaattgacaaccactcccattattactgcacccaattggagcttatcttttgagctcatgtgtgatgcaagtgacgttgcggttggagcgctcttgggtcaaagagtcaacaagatgtttcacccagtgtattatgcaagcaagacaatgaatgatgctcaagtgaactacacggtgacggATAAATAGTTGCTagcaattgtgtttgcaatggagaaaaTTAGGCCTTACCtcatgggggccaaagtgatagttcatactgaccatgcagcacttcgctacttgatgacaaagaaggattccaaggcgagattgattagatgggttctattgcttcaagagtttgaccttgagattGTTGATCGGAAAGGGAgtaaaaaccaagtggcggaccatttgtcccgcttggaggaggaggggaggacttgtgatggccttgaaattaatgattcattccctCATGAGCAACTTCTCTCCGTATCTGTGAATAACATGCCTTGGTTTGTGGATGTTGCCAACTTTCTTGTGAACGGTATTGTTCTGTGTAAGCTCTCATAACCGGTATTGTTCCGTGATGAGTGCTAGAGAGCTTGCGGAATTTCAAAGAAaaatgagatgcctctcaccaccATTCTTGAGTttgacatatttgatgtgtgGGACATTCATTTTATAGGCTCGTTTGTAAGCTCTTGTGGCAACATATACATTCTTATGGCTATTGATTATGTTTCAAAGTAGGTTgaggccgtggctttacccaacaacgagGCCCAGAGTGTTGTGGCTTTTCTTAAGAAGAGTATctttactcggtttggcactcctaaAGCAATCATTAGTGATGGAGGGTCTCATTTTTACAATAAagcatttgacactttgcttgacaagtatggtgtcaatcacaaagtttctatcccttaccatcctcaagctagtgggcaAGTTGAGGTCTCAAACAGGGAGATTAAGAGCATATTGTCGAAGAccgtcaatgcaaataggaccgactggtccaagaaattggatgatgctttatgggcttacaggactgcttacaagacttagattggtatgtctccgtaccggttggtgtttgggaaactTGCCAcataccggttgagttagagcacaaggccatgtaggctttgaggaagttaaatcttgaatgggatgttgtagCAAATCTTTGGGTGGAgcaacttaatgagcttgatgagttccggttccatgcctattccagctcgtacttgtataaggacaagatgaagtacttacatgacaaatatgcttgtggaaaggagttcaaagtaggtgatttggttctcttgttcaattcccggttacgactgtttccgggaaagcttaaatcaaaatggagtgaaccttttgaggtggtgcttgtgactccatttggtgctcttgatttgaaaaacaaaaatggtgagatCTTTAGAC
This sequence is a window from Nicotiana sylvestris chromosome 3, ASM39365v2, whole genome shotgun sequence. Protein-coding genes within it:
- the LOC138888290 gene encoding uncharacterized protein, with the translated sequence MMKSLSINVPLVEALEQMPGYAKFMKDLVTKKRSMDCEIIKITHQGSAIMHSIAPKLEDPGTFTILCTIGSADFAKSLCDLGASINLMPYSIFKTLGIGQPRPTSMRLEMANRTMKRLFGIIDDVLVRPNSTEVCSFMDLVTKVIIDDTRAMINVEDPLEAVLLNFDVNKDESRVECVNALHGMGSYSYEPQKLSLDLENRKTPPTKPSIKEPPVLELKQLPLHLRYEFLGPSSTLSVILSFCITNIQVDVTLAVLQKWKKAIGWTLPDIRGIIPAFCMHKIILEDDAKPSVEHQRRLNEAM